The proteins below come from a single Agromyces flavus genomic window:
- the rsfS gene encoding ribosome silencing factor, which produces MTASDHAHRLLTAAARAADAKGGEDLVALDVSEPLPFTDVFLLVSGNSERNVVAIADAVVESVRDSGAEVLRREGRDAGRWALLDFGDLVVHVFHREERMYYGLERLWRDCPAIPVTPLIERDESSAGSNPGASG; this is translated from the coding sequence ATGACCGCATCCGACCACGCACACCGCCTGCTCACCGCCGCCGCTCGCGCCGCGGATGCCAAGGGAGGTGAGGACCTGGTCGCACTGGATGTGTCCGAGCCGCTTCCGTTCACCGACGTGTTCCTGCTCGTCAGCGGCAACTCCGAGCGCAACGTGGTCGCGATCGCCGACGCCGTCGTGGAGTCGGTGCGCGACTCGGGGGCCGAGGTGCTGCGCCGCGAGGGTCGCGACGCCGGCCGTTGGGCGCTGCTCGATTTCGGGGACCTCGTCGTGCACGTCTTCCATCGCGAGGAGCGCATGTACTACGGTCTCGAACGGCTCTGGCGCGACTGCCCCGCCATCCCCGTCACGCCCCTCATCGAGCGCGACGAATCGTCGGCCGGCTCGAACCCGGGGGCGTCCGGGTGA